Proteins from a genomic interval of Physeter macrocephalus isolate SW-GA unplaced genomic scaffold, ASM283717v5 random_115, whole genome shotgun sequence:
- the LOC102991964 gene encoding 60S ribosomal protein L21-like: MTNTKGKRRGTRYMFSRPFRKHGVVPLATYTRSYKKGDIVDIKGMGAVQKGMLHKCYRGKTGRVYNVTQHAVGITVNKQVKGKILAKRINVHIEHIKHCKSRDSFLKRVKENDQKKKEAKEKGTWVQLKLQPAPPREAHFMRTNGKEPELLEPSPCEFMA; encoded by the coding sequence ATGACCAACACAAAGGGCAAGAGGAGGGGCACCCGCTACATGTTCTCTAGGCCTTTTAGAAAACATGGAGTTGTTCCTTTGGCCACATACACGCGAAGCTACAAGAAAGGTGATATTGTAGATATCAAGGGAATGGGCGCCGTTCAAAAAGGAATGCTCCACAAATGTTACCGTGGCAAAACTGGGAGAGTCTACAATGTTACCCAGCATGCTGTTGGCATCACTGTAAACAAACAAGTTAAGGGCAAGATTCTCGCCAAGAGAATTAATGTGCATATCGAGCACATTAAGCACTGTAAGAGCCGAGATAGCTTCCTGAAACGGGTGaaggaaaatgatcagaaaaagaaggaagccaaaGAGAAAGGTACTTGGGTTCAACTGAAGCTCCAGCCTGCTCCGCCCAGAGAAGCACACTTCATGAGAACCAATGGAAAGGAGCCTGAACTGTTGGAGCCCAGTCCCTGTGAATTCATGGCATGA